In Segatella copri, the DNA window CTTGCTGCTCTTTGACAGTGGCGATTTCTCACAGGGTTCACCTTATTACTCTCTCTTCAAGGGAGATGTGGAAGTTGGACTGATGAACGAGATGAAATATGATGCTGCTACCATCGGCAACCATGAGTTTGATTTCGGAATAGACAACATGGTGCGCATCTTCAAGATGGCGAAGTTTCCTATCGTCTGCTCCAACTATGATTTCACCGGTACCGAACTGGCAGATGTCGTAAAGCCTTATACCATTATCAGGCGTAAGGGACTGAAGATTGGCGTTTTCGGCTTGTGTCCGGAACTTGCCGGCTTGGTAATCGAAGCCAACTATGGCTGCATCAAGTATCTCGATCCTATCGCCAAGGCAAAGGAAATGACAGAGATATTGAAGAAGAAAGAGAAGTGTGATGTCATCATCTGTATCTCCCACCTGGGCTGGAAGATAGATGGCATCGACGATTCTGAGGTAGCCCCAGCCACCCGTGACATCGACCTGATACTGGGCGGTCATAGCCATACCTACTTCAAGCAGTTGGAGTATCTGAATAACCTCGATGGCAAACCAGTGCCAGTCGACCAGAACGGCAAGAGCGCCATCTGGGTCGGAAAAATGACATTGGATATTGTGAAGAATAAATAAAAGAAGAAGGTTGATACCGGGCAAAATGCGAGGTATCAACCTTTTCTTTTATTATCTATTCCTAAAACGTTAATCTTTTCTCAAATCCTTATTCCTTGTTGGAAGAAGCATAGAGACCGATGCAGGCACCGAGGAAGCCACCGCTCTTCTGGGTGCTCAGGTTAGATGCATCTACACCCTTGGCAAGAAGCTGCCAGCTGCCGCCTTCTTCAGCATAATAGAAATCATAATATCTGTCATGACCTTCTACCTTCAGCTTCAGCTTACCTCCCTTGATAGGAGCAGAAGCGATAGTTACGTTGTTCTTCTCGGCACGGGTCAGGGTAATCATCAGCTTGCCATTCTTCATGGTCTTACCCAATACGAAGTTGTGGTCTTCCTTCTGGAGAAGTGCCAAGCCTGCGATATCCTTGTCGTTGCGAGGAGTAAAGTTGATTTCTGTCTCAGCTGTGAAGGTGCCGTGCTGCTGACGTGCCCAGATGGCAGACATCGGTTCACGCTTGTAGATGTTGCCTGGCAGGAGATTGAACTTCAATTTGCCGTTTTCTACCTTGTAACAGTCAACGAAGTCACGGAGGAACATCCAGCGTGGATTCAACTCTTTCAGACCCACCTTATTGTTATCTACATCGAAGTTATCCACATAAGAGAAGTTGCCTGAGAACTCATTCTTTGCGGCAGGCTTCAAACCAGCCTTCTCTCCAACGGTAGAGATAGGAGTATTCTTGGCAAGAATCTCTGGCCATCCATTCTTCCAGGTTACAGGCAGGAGATAAGTATCGCGACCTGTGTTGTACATATCCTCTTCATAAGGACGGCAAGCCAGGAATACAGCCCACCAGTTACCCTTGCCATCTTCTACGATGTCGGCATGACCGGCACTTGATACTGGGTCCTTGCGGTTAGGGTCGAGACCGGTACGCTGGGTAAGAATAGGGTTGTTAGGGCATTCCACCCATGGTCCCATCGGATTCTTGGCACGCAGGATAACCTCGCTGTGCCATCCGCCTGTACCACCTTCTGCGCACATCAGATAATAGAACTTGCCCTTCTTGAAGAGGTGAGGACCCTCAATCCAGATAGGACGCGCCTCTACATGGGTTCCGCCACGCAGAATCTCCTTGAAGTCGCCCTTGATGCTGTCGCCCTTCACGTCGAATTCGAAGCAGCGGATAGCACGCTGACCCTCATAGTCGGCACCGCCAACTACTGGACCGTTATGTACGATATATCCCTTTCCGTTGTCATCGAAGAAGAAGCTAGGGTCGATGCCGTCAATCTTCTTCAGATAGATAGGCTCGCTCCAGCCTTTGGAAGGATCTTTTGATTTCACAAAGAAGTTGCCGGCTCCCACATTGGTGGTAATCATATAGAAGGTCTTGTTCTTCTTGTTATAGCTGATGGCTGGTGCGAAGATACCGGCTGATACCTGCTGGCCCTTCAATGGAACCTGTGATGTGCGGTCGAGAACATGACCGGCTGGCTGCCAGTTGACCAGGTCTTTACTGGTTGAGAGAGGCACACCTGGGAAGAAGGTAAACGAAGAGTTTACCAGATAGTAGGTGTCGCCTACGCGACAGAGTGATGGGTCTGGATAGAAACCAGCCAGTACCGGGTTGTAATACTGGTGAGTCTTGTCGATTTCAACATTGAAGCGAGCGTCATTTCCCGCATACTTGAAATAGTCAAACTCAGCTGTCTGCGCCTGTGCAGCGGCTGCAAGCGTCAGGGAAAGCGATAAGATTGCAATTTTTTTCATTTTATTATTGGGTTTAAAATTACAGAATGAGTATCTGAACTCATGGCTGAAACATGTATTCAGAATTCTGCTGCAAAGTTACCGCTTTCCTTTTAAATATACCCCCACAGAATGTTACCAACACTTTGCGAGGCGTATCATAAGCTTCTCTATTTGTAACAAATACTTTATTATGGGAAACATCTGGCCTTTTCTGCAGTGAAAAGGCTAGATTTTCCGGTGTGCCTGCATATAATCGCGAGGCGAAGAGCCATAAAAGTTCTTGAACATGGTGCTGAAGCTGGATGGGTTGGAGAAACCGCAGCTAAACATGATGTCTGTTATCGTCTTGTTAGAGTGGCTCAGCAACTTTTCGGCATATTGCAGACGGGTATTGCGGATGAAGGCATGTGGTGTCTGGTTGGTCAGTTCCTTCATTCGGCGGTGCAGATGCACACGGCTCAGTCCTACTTCGCGGGCAATCATATCCACACTCAGGTCCTCATTATCCATGTTATCATTGATAACCTTCATCACCTGTTCCATCAGCTGGTCTTTTGGCGAAAGGGTTTTTTCTATCGCAATCTGCCTGTCGCTCTGTCTCTCGTTGCCCATAAACTTGTTTCTCAAAGTACGGCGCACGTTGAGCAGGTTGATGATGGTGCGGCGCAGAATGTCCATATTGAACGGCTTCACCACATAGGCATCGGCACCCGACTGCAAACCGGTCAGCTGGTCTTCCTCTCTGCTCATCGCTGTAAGCAGAATCACCGGAATGTGGTTGGTGTTCACATTGTTCTTAATCTTGGTACAGAGTGTATTGCCGTCCATTTCTGGCATCATGATGTCTGAGATAACGAGGCTTGGCTTCTGCTTGATAATCTCCGGCAGCGCCTCCTTTCCGTTGCAGAAGGTAAGGATATTGTAGGTTTCCTGTAGTTGGGTCTTCAGGAAATTACGTATTGCCTCATCGTCTTCTACCACAGCGATGGTGCTCTTTACCTTGCTCTTGAAATCTTCTTCGGCGTCATTGGCTGTATCGGCAGCATTCTCTTCGTTTCCTTCCTCCATGTTTTCTTCCAGTTCCTTGATGTCTTCAGCAGTCTGTGGCTCCGGTGCATCTATCATTTCTTCCGGTTTCAGATGCTCGTTGCCCAGAGGCAGTGTGATGAGGAACTGGCTTCCTTCCTTCCAGTCGGCTTCATCAAGTGTCTTGTTGTTGGCGGCTGTAATGGTTCCGTAGTGCAGCTCCACGAGTGAGCGCGTCAGGTCGAGACCGATTCCCGTACCTACATTCCGGTCATTAGAAGTGGTGGTACTCTGATAGAAGCGCTGGAAAATCGTTTCGAGCTTTTCCTCCTGAATGCCCTTGCCGCTGTCCTTGATGGCGATGCGGACATGATGAGGCGAGTGGGAGAGGGTGATACGGATTCTGCCGCCTGCAGGAGTAAACTTGAAGGCGTTTGACAGGACATTCATC includes these proteins:
- a CDS encoding glycoside hydrolase family 43 protein, coding for MKKIAILSLSLTLAAAAQAQTAEFDYFKYAGNDARFNVEIDKTHQYYNPVLAGFYPDPSLCRVGDTYYLVNSSFTFFPGVPLSTSKDLVNWQPAGHVLDRTSQVPLKGQQVSAGIFAPAISYNKKNKTFYMITTNVGAGNFFVKSKDPSKGWSEPIYLKKIDGIDPSFFFDDNGKGYIVHNGPVVGGADYEGQRAIRCFEFDVKGDSIKGDFKEILRGGTHVEARPIWIEGPHLFKKGKFYYLMCAEGGTGGWHSEVILRAKNPMGPWVECPNNPILTQRTGLDPNRKDPVSSAGHADIVEDGKGNWWAVFLACRPYEEDMYNTGRDTYLLPVTWKNGWPEILAKNTPISTVGEKAGLKPAAKNEFSGNFSYVDNFDVDNNKVGLKELNPRWMFLRDFVDCYKVENGKLKFNLLPGNIYKREPMSAIWARQQHGTFTAETEINFTPRNDKDIAGLALLQKEDHNFVLGKTMKNGKLMITLTRAEKNNVTIASAPIKGGKLKLKVEGHDRYYDFYYAEEGGSWQLLAKGVDASNLSTQKSGGFLGACIGLYASSNKE
- a CDS encoding bifunctional metallophosphatase/5'-nucleotidase codes for the protein MMQPAAVQAKAKKEAKVVKQLVVLHTNDTHSCVMPINPNLADTATANRGGFLRRVAMISQERKANPDLLLFDSGDFSQGSPYYSLFKGDVEVGLMNEMKYDAATIGNHEFDFGIDNMVRIFKMAKFPIVCSNYDFTGTELADVVKPYTIIRRKGLKIGVFGLCPELAGLVIEANYGCIKYLDPIAKAKEMTEILKKKEKCDVIICISHLGWKIDGIDDSEVAPATRDIDLILGGHSHTYFKQLEYLNNLDGKPVPVDQNGKSAIWVGKMTLDIVKNK